A single region of the Gemmatimonadota bacterium genome encodes:
- a CDS encoding redoxin domain-containing protein, whose product MLDVGDIAPDFLVKDHTGSEVKLSDYRGKTVVLWFYPRASTGG is encoded by the coding sequence ATGCTCGATGTTGGCGATATCGCGCCTGATTTTCTGGTCAAAGACCACACAGGCAGTGAAGTAAAACTCAGTGATTATCGCGGAAAAACCGTCGTACTCTGGTTTTATCCCAGAGCAAGCACGGGTGGCTGA